ATCACAGGCTTCGCGAGGGTAGGTGCGGGGCTGCGGCTCCAACGCAGCTGAACCGCTTGAGGCGGCCATGGAGGACAACGCTCCAAGGCGCCTTGGGACAGAGTCCAGGGCGGGTCTCCGGTGAGTCCCCGGTACGAAAGGACCAGGAAGAACGCGGAGCACCTCGAAGACCTCGTCGTGTGTCAGCGGATGGTGGCCGCGAGCTGCTGCACCCAGGCCGCCAGGGACATGGCCTGGGACTCGTCGAGCAGCTGCGCGTACGTGGGCATCTGCGTGCCCGGAGCGCTGGCCTCCGGGTTGCGGATCCACCGGGCCACCTCGGCGGTGGGCTTTTCGAGGGAGCGCTTGAGCACGGCGCGGTACCTGGCACCCTCCGCATGGCACCCCACGCAGCCCAACTGGTTGAACAGCTGCTCGGGGCTGGCCTGCGACGAGGCCTTCACGCGCGGGGTCGCGCTGGTGGGGACGGGCTTGCCGGGGTGCTTGGGCAGCGTCTGCAAGAACCGGTAGAGCGCCTCCAGTTCCACGTCCTCCAGGCCGCGCACACGCAGCATCGGTTCGCGCACCACGTAGCCCTCGGCATTCACGCCCTCGCGCATCGCGCGGATGAACTGCTCCAGCGTCCACTTGCCCAGCCCGTTCTCGTGGAAGGTGAGGTTGGTGGAGACGGAGACGACGCCCGAGGGCATGGGGAACTCGAAGCCCCCCGAGAAGGCCTCCAGTCCGTCCACCTTGTCGGGCGACAGACCCGGGGTGTGGCAGTCCCCGCAGCCGTACACCGAGAAGGCCAGATAGCGGCCGTACTCCGGCGTGGGCCCCTTGGGAGGCGCCCGCACCCCGGAGCCGGGGTGGTTGGGCAGCGGCGGCAGGAGGAAGCTGATGAGGAGCTTGCCCACGGTGGACAGCTCCGAGGGCGGCTGGACGCGCTCGTCCGGGGTGAAGATCGGATGGCCCGAGCGCATGAAGCCGATGACGGCCGACAGATCCTCGTCGGACATGCTCAAGAGGGGCATGCCCAGCGCGCGCCGCCCATCCCGGCGCACGCCGTAGCGCACCATGCGGGCGAGCTCCCCATCCTTCAGGGAGCCGATGCCCGCCGTCGGGTGAAGGGTCAGGTTCGCCGTGTACACCGTGCCGAGGAACTCGGGCATGTCCGGCATGCGGCCACCGGCGACGCGACCGCTGCCGTCCTGCATGTGACAGCTGGCACAGACATCCATGAAGAGGCGCCGGCCCCGCTCGACCGCGTGAGGCTCCGTGGCCGCCGTGACGGCGGGCATGGGCACCTCGACGGGGCTGTTCAGCACCGAGTTGCCCCTCACGGCGAGCCCCACCACCGCGATGACCAACAGGCCCACCAGGGCACCGGCCCCCATCAGGATTTTCTTCAACATTCCCATCACCTCGCGAGGTGGATACGGCCTGTTGGCTGGCTACACAGCGCTCTCAAGCAGCAAGCTGCGTACCAGTGACCCGCACTCCGCGAACGGGCGGGTGCTGCCGGCGTTTGCTCTCTGGTTGCCATTCGGCGGCCAGAGCCGACATGTCGAATCAGGCGCGCCGACACGTCGAACCCACTCGCCAGGACGGGGCGCGGCGCATCAGGGATAAGCTCCGGCGAATGCCTCGGTACGCCACCATCGACGTAGGGACCAACGCGGTCCTCCTGCTCGTCGCCGACCGCCAGCCCGATGGCCGCTTCCAGGCCGTCCGCGAGCGCGCTGAAATCACCCGCCTGGGCCGGGGCGTGGACAAGAGCCGCCGCCTCTCACCCGAGGGCATGGAGGACACCCTCCAGGTGCTCTCCGCTTTCGCCTCCGAGGCCCGGAACCTCGGCGCGGAGGCCATCGCCGTGTCCGCCACCAGCGCCGCGCGCGACGCGGAGAACGGTGCCGGGTTCCTCTCCGCCGCCAGACAGCGCGCTGGCGTCACCGTGGACATCATCTCCGGCGAATTGGAGGCACAGCTGTGCTTCACCTCGGCCTGGGCGGACTTCGGGCGTGACGCCTCGGGGCCCCTCGTGGTGATGGATACCGGCGGCGGCTCCACCGAGTTCATCTACGGCGACACCCAGGGCCGCGTGTCCTTCTGCCACAGCTTCGATGTGGGCTCGGTGCGCATGAGCGAGCGCTACGTGACGTCGGA
The sequence above is drawn from the Archangium gephyra genome and encodes:
- a CDS encoding c-type cytochrome gives rise to the protein MLKKILMGAGALVGLLVIAVVGLAVRGNSVLNSPVEVPMPAVTAATEPHAVERGRRLFMDVCASCHMQDGSGRVAGGRMPDMPEFLGTVYTANLTLHPTAGIGSLKDGELARMVRYGVRRDGRRALGMPLLSMSDEDLSAVIGFMRSGHPIFTPDERVQPPSELSTVGKLLISFLLPPLPNHPGSGVRAPPKGPTPEYGRYLAFSVYGCGDCHTPGLSPDKVDGLEAFSGGFEFPMPSGVVSVSTNLTFHENGLGKWTLEQFIRAMREGVNAEGYVVREPMLRVRGLEDVELEALYRFLQTLPKHPGKPVPTSATPRVKASSQASPEQLFNQLGCVGCHAEGARYRAVLKRSLEKPTAEVARWIRNPEASAPGTQMPTYAQLLDESQAMSLAAWVQQLAATIR
- a CDS encoding Ppx/GppA phosphatase family protein, translating into MPRYATIDVGTNAVLLLVADRQPDGRFQAVRERAEITRLGRGVDKSRRLSPEGMEDTLQVLSAFASEARNLGAEAIAVSATSAARDAENGAGFLSAARQRAGVTVDIISGELEAQLCFTSAWADFGRDASGPLVVMDTGGGSTEFIYGDTQGRVSFCHSFDVGSVRMSERYVTSDPLTAGDRARVEAHLRETFSALPPCPPGARLVGMSGTVTTLFAVQHAIAPYDSERVHGGTLLRVQLEALADKLCGLPLAERQKLPGLLPRREDVIPAGCLILLEGLRALGLDRCLVSDRGLCWGLLAHRFGATRS